A single region of the Amphiprion ocellaris isolate individual 3 ecotype Okinawa chromosome 4, ASM2253959v1, whole genome shotgun sequence genome encodes:
- the hapstr1b gene encoding HUWE1-associated protein modifying stress responses: MEERKEEGEAEIQEHGPEHWFSKWERQCLAEAEQNDPNEEETEQSQQKLWHLFQNSATAVAQLYKDRVCQQQGLSLWVPFQNAATAVTNLYKESMEARQRSYDLGIHLGHQRRNKEVIAWVKKRRRTIRREDLISFLCGKVPPPRTARTPQRVSTSRPSPPETVSSVETDLQPFREAIALHGLSGAMASISVRSGPPGSPTHPAQSLSRRRNGLHDMDLNTFIAEEMALHLDSTANRKRGPAPCSDVITDSPTHKRNRML, encoded by the exons atggaggagaggaaagaggagggagaAGCGGAGATCCAGGAGCACGGCCCCGAACACTGGTTCTCCAAATGGGAACGGCAGTGCTTGGCGGAAGCAGAGCAAAATGATCCAAACGAAGAGGAGACCGAACAAAGTCAGCAGAAGCTGTGGCACCTCTTTCAGAACTCAGCCACTGCGGTGGCACAGCTCTACAAAG ATCGAGTATGTCAGCAGCAAGGCCTCTCTCTCTGGGTGCCCTTCCAGAATGCGGCCACAGCTGTCACCAATCTGTATAAAG AGAGTATGGAGGCCCGTCAGCGGAGCTATGACCTCGGCATCCACTTAGGCCACCAGCGCAGAAATAAGGAGGTGATTGCATGGGTGAAGAAGCGCAGAAGAACTATCAGGCGAGAAGACCTCATCAGCTTCCTATGTGGCAAAGTTCCACCTCCACGGACAGCTCGCACCCCGCAGAGAGTGTCTACAAGCCGACCATCGCCTCCAGAGACGGTCAGCTCTGTGGAGACCGACCTGCAGCCTTTCAGAGAGGCCATTGCACTGCACG gTCTCAGTGGTGCCATGGCCAGTATTTCTGTGCGCTCTGGTCCTCCTGGATCCCCGACTCACCCTGCCCAGTCCCTCAGTCGTCGTAGGAACGGTCTTCATGATATGGACCTCAACACCTTCATAGCTGAGGAGATGGCACTCCATTTAGATTCCACTGCCAACCGTAAACGAGGCCCCGCCCCCTGTAGTGATGTCATCACAGACTCACCCACTCATAAACGTAACAGGATGCTCTGA